A single window of Rubripirellula lacrimiformis DNA harbors:
- a CDS encoding Asp23/Gls24 family envelope stress response protein, with the protein MTNPYAPSRASTDVERDDRVRQMRIQGLVLLLIGSIAGFVALWFIFSAFDLRRAFPDLTDRGPYADPDWPKTQMQWFVIWIGGASVLAILLLIAGYRRFAYARTKYRALTNT; encoded by the coding sequence ATGACCAATCCTTACGCCCCCTCGCGTGCGTCTACGGATGTTGAACGTGACGACCGCGTGCGTCAAATGCGCATACAAGGTTTGGTCTTGCTGTTGATTGGATCAATCGCGGGATTTGTGGCACTCTGGTTTATTTTCTCCGCGTTTGATCTTCGCCGCGCTTTTCCGGACCTTACGGACCGCGGCCCGTACGCTGACCCGGATTGGCCAAAAACTCAAATGCAATGGTTCGTGATTTGGATCGGCGGCGCGTCGGTTCTCGCAATCCTACTGTTGATTGCAGGCTATCGTCGGTTTGCCTATGCTAGAACCAAATACAGAGCGTTGACCAACACCTAG
- a CDS encoding protein-disulfide reductase DsbD family protein, whose amino-acid sequence MTLNAMQTWPLLIASAFPATLQSAEPKASPKFPAAIRTVESKPESLTNFTVRLTADRGVDIYAHNPKNDAWKHVAATLTIHDANGDTVDARVTYPDGTKIESGFLGDLYVYRNSVDIVLAIADGTVKLPLSLTLEGAGYNRLRYYCLGKMKLQAVHK is encoded by the coding sequence ATGACACTAAACGCAATGCAGACCTGGCCGCTTCTCATAGCGTCCGCGTTCCCTGCCACGCTGCAGTCCGCCGAGCCCAAGGCATCCCCCAAGTTCCCCGCTGCGATTCGCACCGTTGAATCCAAGCCGGAATCGCTGACGAACTTCACTGTTCGGCTAACAGCCGATCGTGGCGTCGACATCTATGCACACAACCCAAAGAACGACGCCTGGAAACACGTCGCCGCGACACTGACTATCCACGACGCGAACGGCGACACTGTAGACGCACGCGTCACATATCCCGATGGAACAAAGATCGAATCCGGATTTCTTGGCGATCTATACGTCTACCGCAACTCGGTTGACATTGTCCTCGCAATCGCCGACGGCACTGTCAAGCTTCCACTCTCATTGACGCTTGAGGGTGCTGGATACAACCGCCTTCGATATTACTGTCTCGGAAAAATGAAACTGCAGGCCGTTCACAAGTAG
- a CDS encoding site-specific integrase, with the protein MTPHQKHPCELIRRMAEDMIIRNLAQSTIDAYTYHARRFAAFIAKPLGRATVEDVRTFQLYLIQQKKVAYSTFNQAVCALRFLYQDRCREQLEAVEGWRLGEPSADSSKEAFAQSPDQVCEHCGSDRIELVQDTPKPSWAEIFWREDDRCPGWYADRQRESHRRLWTESNGTDFYDWYLETQVESAEGIERKPIAMVQLPLAGFTGDFGYPQSYLVDSI; encoded by the coding sequence ATGACTCCCCACCAAAAGCATCCCTGCGAACTCATCCGGCGAATGGCCGAGGACATGATCATTCGCAACTTGGCCCAGTCTACGATCGACGCCTACACCTATCACGCTCGACGCTTCGCTGCCTTCATCGCCAAGCCGCTGGGCCGAGCAACCGTCGAAGACGTTAGAACCTTCCAGCTTTACCTGATCCAACAAAAGAAGGTCGCCTACAGCACCTTCAACCAAGCGGTCTGCGCGCTACGGTTTCTCTACCAGGATCGTTGCCGCGAGCAACTGGAGGCAGTGGAGGGATGGCGACTTGGAGAACCATCAGCTGACTCGTCCAAGGAAGCGTTCGCCCAGTCGCCAGACCAAGTGTGCGAGCACTGCGGCAGCGACCGGATAGAACTGGTCCAAGATACGCCGAAGCCTTCATGGGCAGAGATCTTTTGGCGAGAGGACGATCGCTGCCCGGGGTGGTACGCCGACCGGCAGCGGGAGTCGCATCGTCGTCTCTGGACAGAAAGCAATGGTACCGATTTTTACGATTGGTACCTGGAAACCCAGGTAGAAAGTGCAGAGGGAATCGAGCGGAAGCCAATCGCCATGGTTCAGTTGCCGCTGGCAGGATTTACGGGCGATTTCGGCTACCCCCAGTCGTATCTGGTAGACTCAATTTGA
- a CDS encoding transposase gives MVDTLLAAFAMFSLKDPSLLAFEERSGEPAIKRLFGIDAIPSDTSMREILDGIDTSHLNEAFADIFHELQRGNVLREFAFHNNHYLLAIDGTGYFCSSKIHCPECLERKTSGGKIQYVHQAVAAVLVHPDQKVVIPLAIEPIVKQDGETKNDCERNATRRLLRRIRLLYPKIKLIVVEDGLASNAPHIADLKDLKMSYLLGAKPGDHAHLFDQVIAAGDEDRIETLTRVDPIGNRVIQSETQYVSDLALNASNQSLRVNFLQHFEYDNDSGEVSKRFSWVTNVTLDRSLLSKFTAGGRSRWRIENETFNTLKNQGYHFEHNYGHGKQNLSTVLMLLMFLAFMVDQVQQACCPLFASVQEKFKSRRALWEKLRSHVNHFVFESFAELWQAMLSGSAMGVPPPRG, from the coding sequence ATGGTGGATACTCTCTTGGCTGCGTTTGCGATGTTCTCACTCAAAGACCCATCACTGTTAGCTTTTGAAGAACGGTCCGGCGAACCTGCCATCAAACGACTCTTCGGGATCGACGCTATTCCCAGCGATACGTCCATGCGAGAGATCCTTGATGGTATCGATACAAGTCATCTCAACGAAGCCTTTGCAGACATCTTCCACGAACTTCAACGCGGGAACGTCCTGCGAGAGTTCGCGTTCCACAACAATCATTACCTGCTAGCGATCGATGGCACTGGATACTTCTGTTCCTCAAAGATCCATTGCCCCGAGTGCTTGGAACGTAAAACCAGTGGTGGCAAGATTCAGTATGTGCATCAAGCGGTTGCCGCGGTGCTCGTTCATCCCGACCAGAAAGTCGTCATCCCACTGGCAATCGAACCCATCGTCAAACAAGACGGAGAAACCAAAAACGATTGCGAACGCAATGCGACACGACGCCTATTGAGGCGAATTCGCTTGCTCTATCCGAAGATCAAGCTGATCGTGGTCGAAGACGGACTGGCCAGCAACGCTCCGCACATCGCCGACCTGAAAGATCTGAAGATGAGTTACTTGCTCGGTGCAAAACCGGGTGACCACGCTCACTTGTTCGATCAAGTGATTGCTGCGGGCGACGAAGACCGAATCGAAACACTCACACGGGTTGACCCGATCGGTAACCGCGTCATCCAAAGCGAGACCCAGTACGTCAGTGACCTGGCGCTCAATGCGTCGAATCAATCTCTGCGAGTGAATTTTCTGCAGCACTTTGAATACGACAACGATAGCGGCGAAGTGAGCAAGCGATTCAGTTGGGTGACGAACGTCACGTTAGATCGTTCGCTGCTATCGAAATTCACCGCGGGAGGTCGTAGTCGCTGGCGGATTGAGAATGAGACGTTTAATACGCTCAAGAATCAAGGCTATCACTTTGAACACAACTACGGTCATGGAAAGCAAAACCTATCAACGGTACTGATGCTGCTGATGTTTTTAGCGTTCATGGTTGACCAAGTACAGCAAGCATGCTGTCCGCTGTTTGCCTCGGTGCAGGAGAAGTTCAAGAGTCGCCGAGCGTTGTGGGAAAAGCTTCGCAGCCATGTGAATCACTTCGTGTTTGAATCGTTTGCCGAACTTTGGCAAGCGATGCTCAGTGGATCGGCGATGGGTGTTCCGCCGCCTCGTGGATAA
- a CDS encoding site-specific integrase encodes MPKSNPQTPANPRGRYFPAELRQRLSEDLHLTGKAKRTHDGYIRAVRQLSDFAKCSPDKVTETQLRQFFLHLKNDREFANGSLRVALSGVKFFFTFTCKRDWEIFAMLKLQNAKTLPVVLTIEQVHRIMQITKTQRLLVFFWTVYTMGLRLNEALSLQVGDIDAARGFAHIHRGKGAKDRLLPLPPSTLKLLRSYWCTHQHPSLLFPGNRRGHSLAKHGISTAKNPMSEKTVQEAIAKITGTMNLGKKVTLHTLRHCYATHLLEAGVGLKALQKLMGHSSLQSTMIYLHLTDTAEANSREVINMMFGKSPGEDDGNDAGAKAKLK; translated from the coding sequence ATGCCCAAGTCTAACCCCCAGACTCCTGCAAATCCACGCGGTCGTTACTTTCCTGCCGAACTTCGCCAGCGTCTTTCCGAGGACCTGCATCTTACCGGAAAGGCGAAACGCACTCACGATGGCTACATCCGTGCCGTCCGGCAACTGTCCGACTTTGCGAAGTGCAGTCCCGACAAGGTCACCGAAACGCAACTCCGCCAGTTCTTTCTACACCTCAAGAATGATCGCGAGTTCGCCAATGGGTCGCTTCGGGTCGCACTCTCGGGCGTGAAGTTCTTCTTCACCTTCACCTGCAAACGCGACTGGGAGATCTTCGCGATGCTCAAGCTGCAGAACGCCAAAACGCTGCCAGTCGTACTGACCATCGAGCAGGTCCACCGCATCATGCAGATCACCAAGACTCAACGCCTGCTTGTCTTCTTTTGGACCGTTTACACCATGGGACTGCGGCTCAACGAAGCCTTGAGCTTGCAGGTTGGTGACATCGATGCCGCTCGCGGGTTCGCTCACATCCATCGCGGGAAAGGAGCCAAAGATCGCTTACTGCCGCTGCCACCTTCAACGCTGAAGTTGTTGCGAAGCTATTGGTGCACGCACCAGCATCCGTCGTTGCTGTTCCCCGGCAATCGACGCGGGCACTCACTGGCCAAGCACGGGATCAGCACGGCCAAGAACCCGATGTCTGAAAAGACCGTTCAGGAAGCCATCGCCAAGATCACCGGAACGATGAACCTGGGCAAGAAAGTCACGCTGCACACGCTCCGGCATTGTTACGCGACGCACCTACTCGAAGCGGGCGTCGGATTGAAGGCCCTCCAGAAACTGATGGGGCACTCTTCGCTACAGTCCACCATGATCTACCTGCACTTGACCGACACCGCCGAGGCCAACTCGCGCGAGGTCATTAACATGATGTTCGGCAAATCGCCCGGAGAAGACGACGGCAACGATGCCGGTGCGAAAGCTAAGTTGAAGTAG
- a CDS encoding DMP19 family protein, which translates to MIDESDSELVGDTVERILDLHGNQLDIYSIPKPHQIVLTVNQAHARITNGGFQFLLEREDADFNLCTLMAESHATIGAERGHRAFSKFLRGILWIRPTSAISRPFNKLRLPLSVIKAFLGFETADTLYFESSDETFGFLADYIRSNADALPAG; encoded by the coding sequence ATGATCGACGAATCTGACTCTGAGCTGGTGGGTGATACGGTCGAGCGGATACTGGACCTTCACGGTAACCAACTCGATATTTACTCGATTCCGAAACCGCACCAGATCGTGCTGACAGTTAACCAAGCACACGCTCGTATAACGAACGGCGGATTCCAATTCCTGCTCGAACGAGAAGACGCTGATTTCAACCTCTGCACTCTCATGGCCGAATCACATGCAACGATCGGCGCTGAACGGGGACACCGAGCATTCTCCAAATTTCTTCGTGGCATTCTCTGGATTCGTCCCACGTCCGCGATCTCACGACCGTTCAACAAACTTCGGTTGCCACTCTCGGTTATCAAGGCGTTCCTTGGATTCGAGACCGCCGACACGCTATACTTTGAATCGTCAGACGAAACGTTCGGGTTTCTCGCTGACTACATTCGATCCAATGCTGACGCGTTACCTGCTGGCTAG
- a CDS encoding IS110 family RNA-guided transposase, with amino-acid sequence MSRKKSKNKQGVSGNKKPLQLRRATARPQTSQRVGLPVDNAPPPIESLKQVNVNAAGIDIAANVHFVAVPKDRDAENQVRSFGAFTADLDAIADWLTECRIETVAMESTGVYWIPLFEVLERRGFEVILVEPSQVKKFRRKTDVLDSQWIQTLHTFGLLTGSFRPADRIIVLRSYMRQREMLVKSSAQHIQHMQKAMEQMNLKLTEVISDILGATGTAIIDAILAGERDPHQLAKLRNEKCKNDEATIALALQGNWRDEHLFSLRQAVDLYRYYHKKIVEVDLEIEAYMRQFDDHSDGQPLAKPPRAKQRSKTTNEPKFDTRTILYQMLGVDLTSIDGIGAHSALQIVSEIGTDVNAFPTEKHFVSWLSLCPEANKSGGKKQKKGKSPTHRSSNRVAQTFRVCAQTLIQSKCALGAFGRRLRGRDGAASAITAIARKLAIIVYTMIQTGRPYKDVGAEAYNSRFQDKLVASLRRRAIELGYDLQPNLAA; translated from the coding sequence ATGTCACGCAAGAAAAGCAAAAACAAGCAAGGTGTCAGCGGCAACAAGAAGCCTCTCCAGCTTCGCAGAGCGACAGCAAGGCCACAAACCAGTCAACGTGTTGGCCTGCCTGTCGACAACGCGCCACCGCCGATCGAATCGCTCAAGCAAGTCAACGTGAATGCCGCGGGGATCGATATCGCAGCGAATGTCCATTTCGTTGCCGTCCCCAAAGATCGTGACGCGGAGAATCAGGTCCGAAGCTTTGGAGCTTTCACCGCAGATCTCGATGCGATTGCCGATTGGCTTACGGAGTGCCGAATCGAAACGGTTGCGATGGAGTCCACCGGCGTCTACTGGATCCCGCTGTTCGAAGTCCTCGAGCGGCGCGGCTTTGAAGTGATCTTGGTCGAGCCGAGTCAAGTCAAGAAGTTTCGACGTAAGACCGACGTTCTGGATAGCCAATGGATTCAAACGTTGCACACGTTCGGACTGCTCACTGGATCGTTTCGGCCCGCAGATCGTATCATCGTCCTGCGCAGCTACATGCGGCAACGTGAGATGCTCGTCAAGAGTTCCGCTCAGCACATCCAGCATATGCAGAAAGCAATGGAACAGATGAACTTAAAGCTCACCGAAGTGATAAGCGACATTCTCGGTGCGACGGGAACAGCGATCATCGATGCCATTCTAGCAGGCGAGCGTGATCCGCATCAGCTTGCCAAACTGCGAAACGAAAAGTGCAAGAACGACGAAGCGACGATTGCCTTAGCGCTGCAGGGCAACTGGCGAGACGAGCACCTCTTCTCATTACGCCAAGCCGTGGACTTGTATCGTTACTATCACAAGAAGATCGTCGAAGTCGATCTTGAAATCGAAGCGTACATGCGACAATTCGATGACCATTCGGACGGGCAACCATTGGCCAAACCGCCTCGCGCCAAACAGCGTAGCAAGACAACGAACGAACCGAAGTTTGACACTCGCACGATCCTTTACCAAATGCTGGGTGTCGACCTGACCAGCATCGATGGCATTGGCGCTCATTCGGCTCTTCAGATCGTTTCGGAGATTGGGACTGATGTGAATGCGTTCCCGACGGAGAAGCATTTCGTCAGTTGGCTGAGTCTTTGCCCAGAAGCCAACAAGTCAGGTGGCAAGAAGCAGAAGAAAGGCAAAAGCCCGACCCATCGCAGTAGCAATCGAGTCGCGCAAACATTTCGCGTTTGTGCACAGACCTTGATTCAATCGAAGTGCGCGTTAGGCGCCTTCGGCCGGCGACTGCGCGGGCGCGACGGTGCGGCCAGTGCAATCACGGCCATCGCTCGCAAATTGGCAATCATTGTCTACACGATGATCCAGACAGGCAGGCCGTACAAAGACGTCGGAGCAGAGGCTTACAACAGTCGATTTCAGGACAAGCTGGTGGCAAGCCTGCGTCGCCGAGCCATTGAATTAGGCTACGACCTGCAGCCGAACCTGGCGGCTTAG
- a CDS encoding IS91 family transposase, with amino-acid sequence MPSVSDALRQFAPAYLKQNPGSVSVIQQKVLGVITRCRTGALGGVHYQCDGCGREHWVGRSCGNRHCPNCGHEKTQLWIETQSVKLMPVHHFLVTFTVPRELGLVLRAHQQDGYRCLFDASSQSIRDVGAATKALRGCVLGFFGVLHTWGRDPAVYHPHIHYVVPGGGVKLDESGNAVSWQSTPKNFLFHHATLIRVYKAKLADELRTAGLYDCVPKQAWDKNFVVDIQPVGHGVPTLKYLAPYVHRVAINNSRIVSVDEAEVIYTIRRSKPKRMETKRVAGETFVASFLQHVLPPGFHKIRHYGWMSSNSKLAIEEVKWLVWLFLGWTFWLGSGHAPQEKPLTAPLRCAVCGGQLRVVEVTYESLQSARIIPEHSLTYFDSG; translated from the coding sequence ATGCCCAGCGTCAGCGATGCCTTACGGCAGTTCGCACCGGCTTACTTGAAACAGAATCCCGGCTCCGTCTCAGTCATCCAGCAGAAAGTTCTTGGCGTGATCACGCGTTGCCGTACCGGCGCGCTTGGTGGCGTTCACTATCAATGCGACGGATGCGGGCGAGAACACTGGGTCGGGCGTTCGTGTGGCAATCGGCACTGCCCGAACTGTGGTCACGAGAAAACGCAGCTGTGGATTGAAACGCAGTCCGTCAAGTTAATGCCAGTGCATCACTTCCTCGTCACTTTCACGGTCCCTCGTGAACTGGGCTTGGTGCTGCGCGCTCATCAGCAAGACGGATACCGCTGTCTATTCGATGCCAGTAGCCAGAGCATCCGCGACGTCGGCGCGGCGACCAAGGCCCTGCGCGGTTGCGTGCTGGGGTTCTTCGGTGTGCTGCATACTTGGGGGCGTGACCCTGCCGTCTATCATCCGCACATTCACTATGTCGTTCCCGGCGGCGGAGTGAAGTTGGATGAGAGCGGCAATGCGGTCTCGTGGCAGAGCACACCGAAGAACTTCCTGTTCCATCATGCGACGTTGATACGAGTCTACAAGGCCAAGCTCGCCGACGAACTCCGGACGGCGGGCCTCTATGACTGTGTTCCCAAGCAAGCTTGGGACAAAAACTTCGTCGTCGACATCCAACCGGTCGGACACGGCGTGCCGACGCTGAAGTACTTGGCACCGTACGTGCACCGCGTGGCGATCAACAACAGTCGCATCGTGTCGGTCGATGAAGCGGAAGTGATTTATACGATTCGCCGCAGCAAGCCGAAGCGAATGGAAACCAAGCGTGTCGCCGGCGAAACGTTCGTCGCGAGCTTCTTACAGCACGTTCTGCCACCGGGCTTCCACAAGATCCGGCACTACGGCTGGATGAGCTCGAACAGCAAACTGGCCATCGAGGAGGTGAAGTGGTTGGTGTGGCTGTTCTTGGGCTGGACTTTCTGGCTGGGCAGCGGCCACGCACCGCAAGAGAAACCACTGACGGCGCCGCTTCGGTGTGCCGTCTGTGGCGGCCAGTTGCGGGTGGTGGAGGTGACCTACGAGTCGCTGCAATCGGCCCGGATCATCCCCGAACATTCGCTGACATATTTCGACAGTGGATAA
- a CDS encoding leucine-rich repeat domain-containing protein codes for MRSVLMFAIALAFTFFSGISIGREPSLPKSAELTKDGDGNVTAVRIAGKSNRERIDLPREAVEALSKLTHLQSLSLWGTTVDDDDIDHLAGLANLRTIDLTFTDVTGESLRALSSLKNLLSIRLEGCDVKDEHLAPVTEMPQLAMLYLGRTNVTDAGLTHLRGLKNLNLLQLSDCTITDSGLASLGDLPVIQHLWLSKTIRYGTGDRSNLTDNSIDYLASLDTLIDLQIADSQLTDAGLERLRDGLPKAKVSTVRTGVSYVDRKKP; via the coding sequence ATGCGAAGTGTTTTGATGTTTGCCATCGCGTTGGCATTCACCTTCTTCTCTGGCATCTCCATCGGTCGGGAGCCATCCCTGCCGAAATCCGCAGAGCTGACGAAAGACGGTGATGGCAATGTCACTGCCGTGCGAATAGCTGGTAAATCGAACCGTGAACGGATTGACTTACCGCGTGAGGCCGTTGAGGCTCTTTCGAAGCTTACGCATTTGCAATCGCTCTCACTCTGGGGGACAACCGTTGATGATGACGACATAGACCATCTAGCTGGCCTCGCAAATCTCCGAACCATTGACCTCACATTCACAGATGTGACGGGCGAGTCGCTACGGGCGCTCTCATCTTTAAAGAATCTTCTATCTATTCGACTGGAAGGATGCGATGTGAAAGACGAGCATCTTGCCCCCGTGACCGAGATGCCGCAGCTTGCGATGCTGTATTTGGGCCGAACGAATGTCACGGACGCTGGCCTTACGCATCTTCGTGGACTCAAAAACCTAAACCTCCTGCAACTCTCCGATTGTACCATCACGGATTCTGGCCTAGCATCGCTTGGTGATCTTCCGGTCATCCAGCATCTCTGGCTATCGAAGACGATTCGATACGGTACCGGGGACCGTAGTAACTTGACGGACAACTCGATCGATTACTTGGCCTCACTGGACACATTGATTGATTTGCAGATCGCCGATTCACAACTCACCGATGCCGGTTTGGAGCGATTGCGGGATGGCCTACCCAAGGCGAAGGTCAGCACGGTTCGAACTGGTGTGAGCTACGTCGATCGCAAGAAGCCGTGA